From the genome of Pieris rapae chromosome 5, ilPieRapa1.1, whole genome shotgun sequence, one region includes:
- the LOC111001020 gene encoding probable dolichol-phosphate mannosyltransferase subunit 3 isoform X2: MTKLLEWVSAASAFFAIWYSLIGGYVKHPIIENNMDLILISPIIFLILFGVYAVTVVLYRVFTFNNCEAAFLELQKQIKEANTELTAKGLKW, from the coding sequence ATGACGAAATTACTGGAATGGGTGTCCGCAGCATCTGCATTCTTTGCAATATGGTACTCCTTAATTGGTGGATATGTGAAACATCCAATTATCGAAAATAATATGGATCTTATTCTTATTTcacctattatttttttgatactGTTTGGGGTTTATGCTGTAACAGTTGTTTTATACCgagtatttacttttaataattgtgaaGCAGCATTTTTGGAACTACAGAAGCAGATCAAAGAAGCTAATACAGAATTAACTGCAAAAGGACTGAAATGGTAG
- the LOC111001008 gene encoding phosphatidylinositol 3-kinase catalytic subunit type 3 isoform X3 — protein MGNAGSTLKVCKRCYLQLVRWLSVWRSIPKGMFDLRVWPGMEGSEKTPGKAPDRGKEQMQRLAKLAKKHRNGHIPKVDWLDRLTFREIEMINEKEKRNSNYMYLMIEFPTIQIDGVDHAVVYYEQDGDEMYQFRAQAEVVTVPDYEILQENLVESKQHRLARSVRGVAPARDAKPSAAERDRLAAILSAPAAPLSADEQDLIWKYRFYLSSHRRALTKFLECVNWNRPGEVRQALSMMKQWAPMDVEDALELLTPKFSHAAVRKYAISRLKQAPDEDLLLYLLQLVQALKYEDFLEIHEEYVRVCGKDVAMYSDGEGKPQHRASQTTLLSASVGMSAEMSTSTTSRHSEGADESVISETGTSETLDNNTDFNENPEPEEQSLASFLISRACNNLVLANYLYWYLLIECSDTDSGPRDMPTRGMYLAVMRSFSQQLAKGNTDYQRIRNFLARQQVFIDKLVKLVKSVARESGNRNRKAERLQHLLADPDAFKFNFANFEPMPFPLDPTVTIKGIVAKKASLFKSALMPCKLTFLTSEGSEYEAIFKHGDDLRQDQLILQMITLMDKLLRRENLDLKLTPYKVLATSSKHGFLQFIESVTVAEALATEGSIQNFFRKHNPCEGAQYGIRPDTMDTYIRSCAGYCVITYLLGVGDRHLDNLLLTKSGALFHIDFGYILGRDPKPLPPPMKLSKEMVEAMGGVHSEHYHEFRKQCYTAFLHLRRHANLMLNLFSLMVDASVPDIALEPDKAVKKVQDKLRLDLGDEEAVHYLQNLLDMSVTAVMAALVEHFHKFAQYWRK, from the exons ATGGGTAACGCCGGTAGTACTTTAAAAGTGTGCAAAAGATGTTATTTACAACTAGTGAGATGGCTAAGCGTGTGGAGGTCTATTCCAAAGGGTATGTTTGATCTTCGGGTGTGGCCTGGGATGGAAGGAAGTGAAAAAACTCCAGGAAAAGCGCCGGATAGGGGCAAGGAGCAGATGCAGCGATTGGCGAAGTTGGCCAAAAAACATCGCAATGGGCATATACCTAAG GTGGACTGGCTAGACCGGCTGACCTTCAGGGAGATTGAGATGATAAATGAGAAGGAGAAGAGAAATTCTAATTATATGTACCTCATGATTGAATTTCCGACCATTCAGATAGATGGCGTCgat catgCAGTTGTTTACTACGAGCAAGATGGCGACGAGATGTACCAGTTCCGTGCACAGGCAGAAGTCGTTACCGTGCCTGATTACGAAATACTACAg GAAAACTTGGTAGAAAGCAAGCAGCATCGCCTGGCTCGTTCAGTGCGTGGTGTAGCACCAGCAAGGGACGCGAAGCCCTCAGCGGCTGAACGGGATCGTCTTGCTGCCATACTTAGTGCACCCGCCGCACCGTTGTCCGCGGATGAGCAGGaccttatatggaaatatcg ATTCTATTTGTCATCACATAGAAGAGCGTTAACAAAATTCTTAGAATGCGTCAATTGGAACCGACCAG GCGAGGTCCGCCAAGCATTATCTATGATGAAGCAATGGGCACCAATGGACGTGGAAGACGCCCTTGAACTGCTAACGCCAAAGTTTTCTCACGCCGCCGTTAGGAA atacGCGATATCAAGACTAAAACAAGCGCCCGATGAAGATTTGCTTCTGTACTTATTGCAACTAGTACAAGCTCTGAAGTATGAAGATTTCCTTGAAATACATgaag AATACGTCCGTGTATGTGGCAAGGATGTTGCAATGTATTCGGATGGGGAAGGAAAGCCACAACACCGGGCTAGTCAAACTACTTTGCTCTCTGCCTCGG TAGGTATGTCTGCTGAGATGTCAACATCGACGACAAGCAGACATTCAGAGGGCGCTGACGAAAGCGTGATTTCAGAGACAGGCACGTCGGAGACACTCGACAATAATACAGACTTTAa TGAAAACCCGGAACCAGAAGAACAAAGTCTTGCCAGTTTTCTAATCAGTCGTGCCTGTAACAACCTGGTGCTAGCCAATTACCTCTACTGGTATTTGTTGATTGAGTGCTCAGATACTGATTCAGGCCCACGTGATATGCCAACAAGGGGGATGTATCTTGCTGTGATGAGGAGCTTCTCACAACAACTTGCTAAAG GTAACACAGATTACCAGCGTATACGAAATTTCCTCGCACGACAGCAAGTGTTCATAGATAAGCTCGTAAAGTTAGTGAAAAGTGTGGCCAGAGAAAGTGGCAACCGGAATCGAAAAGCTGAACGATTGCAACACTTGCTCGCTGATCCGGATGCGTTCAAGTTTAATTTTGCTAACTTTGAACCGATGCCGTTTCCACTAGATCCCACCGTTACAATaaag ggTATAGTAGCCAAAAAGGCTAGCCTTTTCAAATCGGCTCTAATGCCGTGTAAGCTAACGTTTCTAACGTCAGAAGGAAGCGAGTACGAAGCCATCTTCAAACACGGAGATGATCTACGTCAAGACCAACTTATTCTTCAAATGATTACCCTAATGGATAAATTGCTTAGGAG agaaAATCTAGATCTAAAACTTACTCCATACAAAGTATTAGCAACAAGTTCGAAGCACGGATTCCTACAATTCATTGAATCTGTGACGGTAGCTGAAGCTCTCGCTACTGAGGGTAGTATACAAAACTTTTTCCGCAAACACAATCCCTGCGAAGGCGCTCAGTATGGCATCAGACCTGACACTATGGACACGTATATACGGAGTTGCGCGGGATATTGTGTTATTACGTATCTGTTgg GTGTTGGTGATCGTCATCTAGATAACCTACTCCTTACAAAATCGGGGGCTCTCTTCCATATAGACTTTGGTTATATTCTCGGTCGGGATCCGAAGCCGCTACCCCCACCGATGAAACTTAGTAAAGAAATGGTTGAAGCTATGGGTGGTGTCCATTCAGAACATTACCATGAGTTCCGAAAACAATGTTATACAGCATTTTTACATTTGCGCAG ACACGCTAACCTAATGCTCAATCTATTCTCGCTCATGGTGGATGCGTCAGTGCCAGATATCGCACTGGAACCTGACAAAGCTGTCAAGAAAGTACAGGATAAACTACG GTTGGATCTAGGCGATGAAGAAGCCGTACATTATCTTCAAAATTTATTGGACATGTCAGTTACAGCTGTAATGGCGGCTTTAGTCGAACACTTCCACAAGTTTGCGCAATATTGGcgcaaatag
- the LOC111001020 gene encoding probable dolichol-phosphate mannosyltransferase subunit 3 isoform X1 yields MFKKICLFQRIMTKLLEWVSAASAFFAIWYSLIGGYVKHPIIENNMDLILISPIIFLILFGVYAVTVVLYRVFTFNNCEAAFLELQKQIKEANTELTAKGLKW; encoded by the exons atgtttaagaaGATTTGCTTATTTCAAAG GATAATGACGAAATTACTGGAATGGGTGTCCGCAGCATCTGCATTCTTTGCAATATGGTACTCCTTAATTGGTGGATATGTGAAACATCCAATTATCGAAAATAATATGGATCTTATTCTTATTTcacctattatttttttgatactGTTTGGGGTTTATGCTGTAACAGTTGTTTTATACCgagtatttacttttaataattgtgaaGCAGCATTTTTGGAACTACAGAAGCAGATCAAAGAAGCTAATACAGAATTAACTGCAAAAGGACTGAAATGGTAG
- the LOC111001008 gene encoding phosphatidylinositol 3-kinase catalytic subunit type 3 isoform X2, with protein MNEIDDKFYYVYSSSLDHKVEIKIGTLEGKRAKPEYDMLLSDPMLKFSGLYQEGCSDLYVTCQVLCEGVPLALPVTTSYKAFTNRWNWNEWVTLPVYYSDLPRNAILAMTIYDCAGPGKVMVVGGTTISLFGKHGMLRQGMFDLRVWPGMEGSEKTPGKAPDRGKEQMQRLAKLAKKHRNGHIPKVDWLDRLTFREIEMINEKEKRNSNYMYLMIEFPTIQIDGVDHAVVYYEQDGDEMYQFRAQAEVVTVPDYEILQENLVESKQHRLARSVRGVAPARDAKPSAAERDRLAAILSAPAAPLSADEQDLIWKYRFYLSSHRRALTKFLECVNWNRPGEVRQALSMMKQWAPMDVEDALELLTPKFSHAAVRKYAISRLKQAPDEDLLLYLLQLVQALKYEDFLEIHEVGMSAEMSTSTTSRHSEGADESVISETGTSETLDNNTDFNENPEPEEQSLASFLISRACNNLVLANYLYWYLLIECSDTDSGPRDMPTRGMYLAVMRSFSQQLAKGNTDYQRIRNFLARQQVFIDKLVKLVKSVARESGNRNRKAERLQHLLADPDAFKFNFANFEPMPFPLDPTVTIKGIVAKKASLFKSALMPCKLTFLTSEGSEYEAIFKHGDDLRQDQLILQMITLMDKLLRRENLDLKLTPYKVLATSSKHGFLQFIESVTVAEALATEGSIQNFFRKHNPCEGAQYGIRPDTMDTYIRSCAGYCVITYLLGVGDRHLDNLLLTKSGALFHIDFGYILGRDPKPLPPPMKLSKEMVEAMGGVHSEHYHEFRKQCYTAFLHLRRHANLMLNLFSLMVDASVPDIALEPDKAVKKVQDKLRLDLGDEEAVHYLQNLLDMSVTAVMAALVEHFHKFAQYWRK; from the exons ATGAACGAAATAGACGATAAATTCTATTACGTTTATAGCTCGTCATTAGATCATAAAGTAGAAATAAAGAT TGGGACACTTGAAGGAAAGCGTGCAAAACCAGAATATGATATGCTTCTATCAGATCCAATGCTTAAATTTTCTGGGCTTTATCAAGAAGGTTGCTCAGACTTGTATGTAACATGTCAAGTGCTATGTGAAGGAGTACCTCTTGCATTGCCAGTCACAACATCATACAAGGCTTTTACAAATAGATGGAA CTGGAATGAATGGGTGACTCTTCCCGTATATTACAGTGACCTGCCACGGAATGCTATACTTGCAATGACCATCTATGACTGTGCTGGACCTGGCAAAGTGATGGTTGTGGGAGGTACAACCATCTCATTGTTTGGGAAACATGGCATGCTACGACAG GGTATGTTTGATCTTCGGGTGTGGCCTGGGATGGAAGGAAGTGAAAAAACTCCAGGAAAAGCGCCGGATAGGGGCAAGGAGCAGATGCAGCGATTGGCGAAGTTGGCCAAAAAACATCGCAATGGGCATATACCTAAG GTGGACTGGCTAGACCGGCTGACCTTCAGGGAGATTGAGATGATAAATGAGAAGGAGAAGAGAAATTCTAATTATATGTACCTCATGATTGAATTTCCGACCATTCAGATAGATGGCGTCgat catgCAGTTGTTTACTACGAGCAAGATGGCGACGAGATGTACCAGTTCCGTGCACAGGCAGAAGTCGTTACCGTGCCTGATTACGAAATACTACAg GAAAACTTGGTAGAAAGCAAGCAGCATCGCCTGGCTCGTTCAGTGCGTGGTGTAGCACCAGCAAGGGACGCGAAGCCCTCAGCGGCTGAACGGGATCGTCTTGCTGCCATACTTAGTGCACCCGCCGCACCGTTGTCCGCGGATGAGCAGGaccttatatggaaatatcg ATTCTATTTGTCATCACATAGAAGAGCGTTAACAAAATTCTTAGAATGCGTCAATTGGAACCGACCAG GCGAGGTCCGCCAAGCATTATCTATGATGAAGCAATGGGCACCAATGGACGTGGAAGACGCCCTTGAACTGCTAACGCCAAAGTTTTCTCACGCCGCCGTTAGGAA atacGCGATATCAAGACTAAAACAAGCGCCCGATGAAGATTTGCTTCTGTACTTATTGCAACTAGTACAAGCTCTGAAGTATGAAGATTTCCTTGAAATACATgaag TAGGTATGTCTGCTGAGATGTCAACATCGACGACAAGCAGACATTCAGAGGGCGCTGACGAAAGCGTGATTTCAGAGACAGGCACGTCGGAGACACTCGACAATAATACAGACTTTAa TGAAAACCCGGAACCAGAAGAACAAAGTCTTGCCAGTTTTCTAATCAGTCGTGCCTGTAACAACCTGGTGCTAGCCAATTACCTCTACTGGTATTTGTTGATTGAGTGCTCAGATACTGATTCAGGCCCACGTGATATGCCAACAAGGGGGATGTATCTTGCTGTGATGAGGAGCTTCTCACAACAACTTGCTAAAG GTAACACAGATTACCAGCGTATACGAAATTTCCTCGCACGACAGCAAGTGTTCATAGATAAGCTCGTAAAGTTAGTGAAAAGTGTGGCCAGAGAAAGTGGCAACCGGAATCGAAAAGCTGAACGATTGCAACACTTGCTCGCTGATCCGGATGCGTTCAAGTTTAATTTTGCTAACTTTGAACCGATGCCGTTTCCACTAGATCCCACCGTTACAATaaag ggTATAGTAGCCAAAAAGGCTAGCCTTTTCAAATCGGCTCTAATGCCGTGTAAGCTAACGTTTCTAACGTCAGAAGGAAGCGAGTACGAAGCCATCTTCAAACACGGAGATGATCTACGTCAAGACCAACTTATTCTTCAAATGATTACCCTAATGGATAAATTGCTTAGGAG agaaAATCTAGATCTAAAACTTACTCCATACAAAGTATTAGCAACAAGTTCGAAGCACGGATTCCTACAATTCATTGAATCTGTGACGGTAGCTGAAGCTCTCGCTACTGAGGGTAGTATACAAAACTTTTTCCGCAAACACAATCCCTGCGAAGGCGCTCAGTATGGCATCAGACCTGACACTATGGACACGTATATACGGAGTTGCGCGGGATATTGTGTTATTACGTATCTGTTgg GTGTTGGTGATCGTCATCTAGATAACCTACTCCTTACAAAATCGGGGGCTCTCTTCCATATAGACTTTGGTTATATTCTCGGTCGGGATCCGAAGCCGCTACCCCCACCGATGAAACTTAGTAAAGAAATGGTTGAAGCTATGGGTGGTGTCCATTCAGAACATTACCATGAGTTCCGAAAACAATGTTATACAGCATTTTTACATTTGCGCAG ACACGCTAACCTAATGCTCAATCTATTCTCGCTCATGGTGGATGCGTCAGTGCCAGATATCGCACTGGAACCTGACAAAGCTGTCAAGAAAGTACAGGATAAACTACG GTTGGATCTAGGCGATGAAGAAGCCGTACATTATCTTCAAAATTTATTGGACATGTCAGTTACAGCTGTAATGGCGGCTTTAGTCGAACACTTCCACAAGTTTGCGCAATATTGGcgcaaatag
- the LOC111001008 gene encoding phosphatidylinositol 3-kinase catalytic subunit type 3 isoform X1, with protein MNEIDDKFYYVYSSSLDHKVEIKIGTLEGKRAKPEYDMLLSDPMLKFSGLYQEGCSDLYVTCQVLCEGVPLALPVTTSYKAFTNRWNWNEWVTLPVYYSDLPRNAILAMTIYDCAGPGKVMVVGGTTISLFGKHGMLRQGMFDLRVWPGMEGSEKTPGKAPDRGKEQMQRLAKLAKKHRNGHIPKVDWLDRLTFREIEMINEKEKRNSNYMYLMIEFPTIQIDGVDHAVVYYEQDGDEMYQFRAQAEVVTVPDYEILQENLVESKQHRLARSVRGVAPARDAKPSAAERDRLAAILSAPAAPLSADEQDLIWKYRFYLSSHRRALTKFLECVNWNRPGEVRQALSMMKQWAPMDVEDALELLTPKFSHAAVRKYAISRLKQAPDEDLLLYLLQLVQALKYEDFLEIHEEYVRVCGKDVAMYSDGEGKPQHRASQTTLLSASVGMSAEMSTSTTSRHSEGADESVISETGTSETLDNNTDFNENPEPEEQSLASFLISRACNNLVLANYLYWYLLIECSDTDSGPRDMPTRGMYLAVMRSFSQQLAKGNTDYQRIRNFLARQQVFIDKLVKLVKSVARESGNRNRKAERLQHLLADPDAFKFNFANFEPMPFPLDPTVTIKGIVAKKASLFKSALMPCKLTFLTSEGSEYEAIFKHGDDLRQDQLILQMITLMDKLLRRENLDLKLTPYKVLATSSKHGFLQFIESVTVAEALATEGSIQNFFRKHNPCEGAQYGIRPDTMDTYIRSCAGYCVITYLLGVGDRHLDNLLLTKSGALFHIDFGYILGRDPKPLPPPMKLSKEMVEAMGGVHSEHYHEFRKQCYTAFLHLRRHANLMLNLFSLMVDASVPDIALEPDKAVKKVQDKLRLDLGDEEAVHYLQNLLDMSVTAVMAALVEHFHKFAQYWRK; from the exons ATGAACGAAATAGACGATAAATTCTATTACGTTTATAGCTCGTCATTAGATCATAAAGTAGAAATAAAGAT TGGGACACTTGAAGGAAAGCGTGCAAAACCAGAATATGATATGCTTCTATCAGATCCAATGCTTAAATTTTCTGGGCTTTATCAAGAAGGTTGCTCAGACTTGTATGTAACATGTCAAGTGCTATGTGAAGGAGTACCTCTTGCATTGCCAGTCACAACATCATACAAGGCTTTTACAAATAGATGGAA CTGGAATGAATGGGTGACTCTTCCCGTATATTACAGTGACCTGCCACGGAATGCTATACTTGCAATGACCATCTATGACTGTGCTGGACCTGGCAAAGTGATGGTTGTGGGAGGTACAACCATCTCATTGTTTGGGAAACATGGCATGCTACGACAG GGTATGTTTGATCTTCGGGTGTGGCCTGGGATGGAAGGAAGTGAAAAAACTCCAGGAAAAGCGCCGGATAGGGGCAAGGAGCAGATGCAGCGATTGGCGAAGTTGGCCAAAAAACATCGCAATGGGCATATACCTAAG GTGGACTGGCTAGACCGGCTGACCTTCAGGGAGATTGAGATGATAAATGAGAAGGAGAAGAGAAATTCTAATTATATGTACCTCATGATTGAATTTCCGACCATTCAGATAGATGGCGTCgat catgCAGTTGTTTACTACGAGCAAGATGGCGACGAGATGTACCAGTTCCGTGCACAGGCAGAAGTCGTTACCGTGCCTGATTACGAAATACTACAg GAAAACTTGGTAGAAAGCAAGCAGCATCGCCTGGCTCGTTCAGTGCGTGGTGTAGCACCAGCAAGGGACGCGAAGCCCTCAGCGGCTGAACGGGATCGTCTTGCTGCCATACTTAGTGCACCCGCCGCACCGTTGTCCGCGGATGAGCAGGaccttatatggaaatatcg ATTCTATTTGTCATCACATAGAAGAGCGTTAACAAAATTCTTAGAATGCGTCAATTGGAACCGACCAG GCGAGGTCCGCCAAGCATTATCTATGATGAAGCAATGGGCACCAATGGACGTGGAAGACGCCCTTGAACTGCTAACGCCAAAGTTTTCTCACGCCGCCGTTAGGAA atacGCGATATCAAGACTAAAACAAGCGCCCGATGAAGATTTGCTTCTGTACTTATTGCAACTAGTACAAGCTCTGAAGTATGAAGATTTCCTTGAAATACATgaag AATACGTCCGTGTATGTGGCAAGGATGTTGCAATGTATTCGGATGGGGAAGGAAAGCCACAACACCGGGCTAGTCAAACTACTTTGCTCTCTGCCTCGG TAGGTATGTCTGCTGAGATGTCAACATCGACGACAAGCAGACATTCAGAGGGCGCTGACGAAAGCGTGATTTCAGAGACAGGCACGTCGGAGACACTCGACAATAATACAGACTTTAa TGAAAACCCGGAACCAGAAGAACAAAGTCTTGCCAGTTTTCTAATCAGTCGTGCCTGTAACAACCTGGTGCTAGCCAATTACCTCTACTGGTATTTGTTGATTGAGTGCTCAGATACTGATTCAGGCCCACGTGATATGCCAACAAGGGGGATGTATCTTGCTGTGATGAGGAGCTTCTCACAACAACTTGCTAAAG GTAACACAGATTACCAGCGTATACGAAATTTCCTCGCACGACAGCAAGTGTTCATAGATAAGCTCGTAAAGTTAGTGAAAAGTGTGGCCAGAGAAAGTGGCAACCGGAATCGAAAAGCTGAACGATTGCAACACTTGCTCGCTGATCCGGATGCGTTCAAGTTTAATTTTGCTAACTTTGAACCGATGCCGTTTCCACTAGATCCCACCGTTACAATaaag ggTATAGTAGCCAAAAAGGCTAGCCTTTTCAAATCGGCTCTAATGCCGTGTAAGCTAACGTTTCTAACGTCAGAAGGAAGCGAGTACGAAGCCATCTTCAAACACGGAGATGATCTACGTCAAGACCAACTTATTCTTCAAATGATTACCCTAATGGATAAATTGCTTAGGAG agaaAATCTAGATCTAAAACTTACTCCATACAAAGTATTAGCAACAAGTTCGAAGCACGGATTCCTACAATTCATTGAATCTGTGACGGTAGCTGAAGCTCTCGCTACTGAGGGTAGTATACAAAACTTTTTCCGCAAACACAATCCCTGCGAAGGCGCTCAGTATGGCATCAGACCTGACACTATGGACACGTATATACGGAGTTGCGCGGGATATTGTGTTATTACGTATCTGTTgg GTGTTGGTGATCGTCATCTAGATAACCTACTCCTTACAAAATCGGGGGCTCTCTTCCATATAGACTTTGGTTATATTCTCGGTCGGGATCCGAAGCCGCTACCCCCACCGATGAAACTTAGTAAAGAAATGGTTGAAGCTATGGGTGGTGTCCATTCAGAACATTACCATGAGTTCCGAAAACAATGTTATACAGCATTTTTACATTTGCGCAG ACACGCTAACCTAATGCTCAATCTATTCTCGCTCATGGTGGATGCGTCAGTGCCAGATATCGCACTGGAACCTGACAAAGCTGTCAAGAAAGTACAGGATAAACTACG GTTGGATCTAGGCGATGAAGAAGCCGTACATTATCTTCAAAATTTATTGGACATGTCAGTTACAGCTGTAATGGCGGCTTTAGTCGAACACTTCCACAAGTTTGCGCAATATTGGcgcaaatag